AATGGCAGGGTGCCGCCATTTGTATCGCAGAGAACAATAGTGTCTGCGCCGCCTTCTACAGCAGCCATCAGGGTTTTCAATGCATAACCCGGATTTTTCTTATACCCGTCAAAAAAATGCTCGGCATCGTAGATAACTTCACGATCATTCTTCTTCAGATACTCGACAGAGTCGCATATCATCGCGAGATTCTCTTTCAAAGTATTTCTCATAACCTGCTCGACATGGAGATCCCATGTCTTTCCGAAAATTGTGACAGCAGGAGCGCCGCTTTCAAGAAGCGCATTTAAGTTAGGATCATCATCAGGCTTGATTCCTGGCTTGCGGGTTGCGCCGAATGCAGCAAGACGGGCATTTTGAAATTTAATATTTTTCGCCAGCTCAAAAAAGCGTTCGTCCCTGGGATTGGAACCGGGCCAGCCGCCCTCTATGTAATGTATCCCGAGATCATCAAGCTTCTGTGCGATCTTTATCATTTCTTCAGCGCTGAAACTGATGTTTTCTCCCTGGGCTCCGTCTCTTAAGGTGGTATCATATAGCAGGATAGGTTCCATAATATTGCTCTTTCTTATTTTTTTCGGTTTTCAGGCCTTAATGATCGAACTGCTGCGCCGGCTTTCCACATTTCTGAATTCTTGATTACATCAAGTTCATTTTGCAATTTTTCACGATAATCAGGAGCGCTGTTGACTTCGATAACTCTTTTTGTCTCTTTGCCCGACAGAACACTTTCATAGAGGTCGTCAAAGACAGGAACCACGGCGTCACGAAACTTTGGAGCCCAATCCAGAGCCCCTCTCTGAGCAGTGGTACTGCAGTTTGAGAACATCCAGTCCATGCCATTTTCCGCCACAAGTCGTATGAGGCTCTGAGTAAGCTCCTCTACGGTCTCATTAAACGCTTCACTCGGGCTGTGACCATGTTTTCGAAGAAGATTATATTGTGCTTCCATTACACCGGAAAGGCATCCCATTAGAACGCCACGCTCGCCGGTAAGATCGCTACGGACTTCCTTCTCAAAAGTAGTCAGAAAAAGATAACCCGATCCTATAGCAATTCCTAATGCAATAGTTCTCTCCTTTGCCTTTCCCGTAAAATCCTGATGAACTGCAAAGCTGGAATTAATGCCGCTGCCGGCCAGAAAGTTAGTGCGCACTGTGCGGCCCGATCCTTTTGGGGCCACTAAAACGACATCAACATTTTCCGGAGGCTTAATACCTGTTTGGTCTTTATAAACAATTGAAAATCCGTGCGAAAAATATAGAGCATCTCCTTCATTAAGACATTCTTTTATCTGAGGCCATGTTGCAACCTGACCAGCATCTGAAAGGAGAAACTGAATAACGGTCCCTTTCCGTGCCGCCTCCTCAAGAGGAAAAAGTGTTTTGCCTGGAATAAAACCGTCTGCAACAGCATGATCCCATGATGCACCACCTTCACGCTGCCCTACTATAACGTTAATACCATTATCCCTCAGGTTCAAAGCCTGCCCAGGTCCCTGCACGCCATAACCTAAAACTGCAACAATTTCATCTTTAAGTACTTCCCTGGCTTTCTCAAGAGAAAATTCTTCAGATGTAACTACTTCCTCTACAACACCGCCGAAATCGATATTTGCCATTTTATTCTCCCCGATTTATAATTACATTTTTGTAATATTTAGCCCTATGCAAAAAACTCCTATGGTAATTTTCATTTTGATTCCCGGAAAAGGGCGATAACCCCTGTTTTTGCGATTTCCTTAATCCCTATCGGTTTTAGAAGATTCAAAATTGCATGCATTTTGTCTTCATCTCCGGTAACCTCTAAGGTGTAATGCTCCTGCCCGACATCAACCACTTTACACCTGAAAATATCTACGATTCTGAGGATTTCAGCCCGGTGTTCAGATCTGGCCTGAACCTTGATAAGGGCCATCTCCCTTTGAACATAACTTGATTCTGTAAGTTCATGTACTTTTATCACATTTATAAGCTTGTGAAGCTGCTTCATGATTTGCTCGACAACCGGAGCGTTCGCCTTGGTAACAAGGGTAATCCTGGACACCAGAGCATCGGTAGTTTCGGCAACAGAAAGACTTTCAATATTATAGCCTCTTCCGCTGAACAATCCTGTGATCCTGCACAGCACCCCCGGCTGGTTGTCAACTAAAATCGAAAGTATATGTTTTTGTTCAGTCATGATTTATATCCTTAATTTAATCGGTTAATTATACTTTAGCGTTTGCTGTCAGGCCAGAAGCATTTCCGTTATAGGAGCTCCGGCAGGCACCATTGGATAAACACATTCTTCCCTCTCGACAGCAAAGTCCATAATTACTGTTCTAGGTGAAGAAAGGCCTTTTATGAGTACCGGTTCAACCTCTTCAGGCTTTGTAGCCCTTAAACCAAGGGCTCCGTATGCCTCTGCCAGTTTTACAAAGTCAGGGGCATGCTCCATGCCTGTAGCAGTGTAACGTTTGTCGTAGAACAATTCCTGCCACTGCCTGACCATGCCAAGATACTGGTTGTTCAGGATAACGATCTTTACTGGAAGACCGTATTGTTTTGCAGTTGCCATTTCCTGTATGTTCATCTGAATGCTGCCGTCTCCGGCAATATCCACTACAAGCTTTTTAGGACAGGCCAATTGAGCGCCGATTGCTGCTGGAAGCCCGAACCCCATAACCCCCAGCCCGCCTGATGTAATAAAATGATTGGGTTTGTTAAAATGATAATACTGCGCGGCCCACATCTGATTCTGCCCAACTTCAGTAGTTATAATCGCATTGCCTTTAGTCAATTCGTAAAGTTTCTCGACAACATATTGCGGCTTGATAATATTTTTCTGTTTATATGCCAGCGGAGTCGTGCTTTTCCACTTTTCTATCTGATCCAACCAGGTTTTCCTCTTTTTCTTCAGATCGCCCAGGTCCTCCTTGTCTAAAAGCTTGTTAAGAAGACCAAGGGTTGTTTTGCAATCACCCACCACAGGGACGGCAACAGGAATATTCTTGCGTATTGATGTGGGATCAATATCAATATGCACAATCTTTGCATTAGGTGCAAATGTATCTGTTTTTCCGGTAACACGGTCGTCAAAACGGACTCCAACGGCAATCATAAGATCGCAGTCTCCTGAGCACATGTTGGCTCGATATGTGCCATGCATGCCGATCATGCCTAACCACAAAGGATCTGTGCCCGGAAATGCTCCAAGCCCCATTAAGGAGCATGTTACAGGGGCCTGGGTTTTATGGGCCAATTCAGTAAGCTCTTTTGAACCTCTTGAAAGAACAACCCCGCCGCCTGCAAAAATAATCGGCTTTTTGGCATTCTTTATAAGTTTTACCGCCTTTTGCAACTGGTTCATGTTTGGGCTATAAGTAGGTTTATATGACTTCAGCTCAATTTTTTGGGGCGCTTTGTAAGTTATTGCCGTGCTTGACACATCCTTTGGAAGATCGATCAGCACAGGCCCCGGTCGGCCGGATGCAGCTATAATAAATGCCTCTTTAACGATTCTTGCAAGATCCTCGGTGCGCTTAACAAGGTAATTGTGCTTGGTGCATGGTCTTGTTATTCCGACTATATCCACTTCCTGAAAAGCATCATTCCCGATAAGGTGTGTAGGAACCTGACCGGTAAATATAACTATGGGAATGGAGTCCATATAAGCACTAGCAATTCCGGTCACTGTATTGGTAGCCCCGGGTCCTGATGTTACCAGACAGACACCAACCTTGCCGCTGGCCCTTGCGTAACCATCCGCGGCATGAACCGCTGCCTGCTCATGGCGGACCAGTATATGCCGTATATCTGTTTTAGCCAGTTCATCATAAATGTCTATGACAACACCACCAGGAAATCCAAAGATAGTGTCAACACCTTCTTCCTTTAGCATTTTCATAAGGATCTGTGCGCCTGTAAGTTTCATGATAAATCCTTTCTTTTGCTGGTTGCTGGTTACCGGTTGCTCGTTGTTTGTTGTAAGTGAGCTAACATTAAAATTGGCATGCCGAAAGCGTACCACAACTTTAGGCACTTTAATATACTTTAGGCACTTTAGCGCACTTTATTTTACTATAGCCCCCTTGTCGGCAGAAGAAACCATTCGAGCATATCTGGCCATATATCCATGTGTTATCTTTGGTTCAGGAGGCGACCACAAGGCAAATCTATCCTTGATTTTCTCTTCAGTAACCTTGAGAGTTATTTTTTTGCCTGGAATATCGATTGATATAAGATCCCCTTCTTTAACAATTGCAATAGGCCCTCCCTGCATGGCTTCCGGCGAAACATGCCCTATGGATGCGCCTTTAGTGCCTCCTGAAAAACGGCCGTCTGTGATAAGCGCAACATGAGCGTCTAATTTCATGCCGGCAATTGCAGAAGTCGGAGTTAGCATTTCCCGCATTCCAGGGCCGCCCATGGGCCCTTCATAACGTATGACGATAACATCCCCCTTTTTTATATTGCCGTTCATAATAGCCTGGACGGCATCTTCTTCAGAATCAAAAACCCTGGCAGGCCCTTCATGGCGCAACATCTCATCTAAAACCGCAGACTGTTTTACAATGCATCCATCAGGTGCAAGGTTTCCGAAAAGTACGGCAAGACCTCCATACTTATGATACGGGTTGTCTACAGGCCGTATGATATCCTTATCCAGCGTTTGAACATCTGCAACATTGTCGTGGATCGTTTTTCCGGTTACAGTCATGCAGTCATTGTTGATAAGGCCCGCATGTAACAGCTCATTGATTAGAGCGCTGATGCCTCCCGCACGATTCAGATCCTCTATGTGGTGTTTGCCTCCAGGGCTGAGCGAGCAAAGATGAGGTGTCGCCTTGCTGATTTCGTTGATCATATTAAGGTCGATATTTACCTTTGCTTCATTTGCAATTGCCAGAAGATGCAGGGCTGTGTTGGTGGAACAGCCAAGCGCCATGTCAACTGTAAGAGCATTTTTAAACGCCTTTTCAGTCATGATTTTTTTCGGAGTAATCTGCTGCTTTAAAAGGCTGATTATCTGCATTCCAGCCTCTTTGGCCAGACGGATACGCGCGGCCATCACGGCAGGAATTGTGCCGTTGCCTGGCAATCCCATGCCTATGGCCTCGGTCAAACAGTTCATGGAGTTGGCGGTAAACATGCCGGCACATGACCCGCAGGTTGGACAGGCGGCATTTTCAATAGAGGTCAAGTCCTCTTCCGACATCCTGCCTGAAAGCACTGCGCCGACAGCTTCAAAAACAGTGATAAGGTCGATTTTCCCTGTCCCTGTTTGATTTGGATTATCTCCGGCCAGCATAGGGCCTCCGCTTATTACAATTGTGGGAAGATCCAGGCGTGCGGCAGCCATCAGCATTCCAGGCACGATCTTATCGCAATTTACAACCATAACCATGGCATCAAATGCATGGGCGGTAGCCATCACCTCAATTGAATCGGCGATAAGTTCACGGCTCGCGAGAGAATACTTCATTCCGGTATGATTCATGGCAATGCCGTCACAAACACCGATAGTACCGAATTCTACAGGGGTGCCGCCCCCCATATAAACTCCGGCCTTTACAGCTTCTACAATTTTATCAAGATGGATATGACCCGGAATAATCGCATTGGCTGAATTGGCAATGCCTATAAGAGGCCTTTTCAGCTCGGCATCAGTATATCCCATTGACTTAAAGAGGCTTCGATGAGGCGCCCTTTCGATACCTTTTTTAACAATATCGCTTTTCATTCTAATTAGCCTCCTGAAAAAAGATTTTTTGCAGTTCAAAAAAAAATCCGTTACCAGATTTAGGAGCTGATAACGGATTTTATATTCTTTATAATAATATAATTAAGCCATTATTAAGCCCCGTGCTCGCAGCAGGTTAGGACACCTGCGACGAGGACAATAATTAGACCAATAAGGCTATAAATAGCTGATAATTTTTTCATAATCTTTATTATTAGTTTTAAAGTAATTCTCTAACAAACCTTATACATAGTGTCAAGTTTTTTTTGATTTTGATAATAAACGTCTACTGCAACACCGGCGTCCCACTGCCTTCCCTTGGATTCGCTTGCTGTTTGGGTTCAAAAACCATACAAAAACATGCATATTGCTTTTCAGCTTCTTCTTTGATATTTATTACTTAAGTGTCGATATTAACATGCTGATATTCCAACAAGATGGCTTAATAATGGGATCAAAGAGGAAGTTAATATGTCTTTGCTTAAGTCTCTTCTTTATGCTTTGAAAGAAGCTAAATATAATCCTGTAACCATAATCCATGGTACGTTATATGCGGCTACAGCAACCTATTTGAGGGTCTTGAAAAAACTTGTAAAGCTAAATCCCAAATCCTTTCGCAACCATACATGCGAAACGTATCATGGCAAAGTGGTTCGATTGGATGATGCAGCCAAATTCATTACCATTAATAGGAATATTGAACTCAGGAACCTGGATCAGGTACTTCCATATAAATATGCAAAGGACATTATACTCAAAAATCCTCAAAATATCGTAGTTTATGAATGCCCTTGCAGAGCTCAAAAAAGTGATCCGTGCAAACCAACAGATGTATGTTTGGTTGTTGGTGAGCCTTTTGCTGATCTGGCCCGTATGGTTCAGCCGTTTCGTTCCCGCAGAATAACTCCGGAAGAGGCGTTAAGGATTCTGAAAGAAGAGGATCAGAGGGGTCACGTCCATACGGCGTGGTTTAAAAAAGCTATGCTAAATCGTTTTTACGCGATTTGCAACTGTTGTAAGTGCTGCTGTTTGGGATTGGAATTCATGTTTGAATACAACATGAAAACAGTTCTTCCATCAGGATATAGTGCGGTTGTCGGAGAGGATTGTATCGGTTGTGGTGAATGTGCAAAATATTGTCAATTCGATGCAATAGAAATCATCTCGATTTTGGATAACGGCAAAGAAAAGAAAAAGGTTAAGATTATTTCTGAGAGATGTTTTGGTTGCGGAATATGCGAAAGTAAATGTAAAAAAGAAAATATCTCGCTGTTATTGGATGCTGAAAAAGGGATTCCGTTGAATATCGAAACACTGGCACAATCTACTCAAAAGGTGGTCTAAATTTAAAGCTCCGCAAACTTTCCTGCAAAAGAGTAATTTGCCAGATGTCCTTGCTGATCTGGTCCATGCTGATTCCAATGTCCATGAAAAGCTTTAATACTTCGGAATTTGTCCTGGTGTGCGCACTTGGTTTAAGGGTGTTATAGGATCCGCCGCCGGCCAGGGCAAAGGGAAGGAGCAGCTGATCAGCGAGATGATCGCAGACAGGCACACCGGCATCCAGATAGCGGAGAGCTGCTTTAGCGGCCTTGTCAGCCACGGTTTCCGCTCTTACGCCTCTCTCGCCAAAACCGGTAAATACCTCTGAGATGTATTCGCTTTTAATCTCAATTGTGACAATGTTGCCGGGACCCATGTCAGCCGGTTCTTCCTTGATATAGAGGCATTCTTCACCCCATCCAAGCTTTTGCCCGACTACACCGATTTCTCGTTGTGCAATATGACGGGGCAGGCCGGCCACAGTGGCAGTGGCGCGCTGCTCCAGAATTTTTCCTCGCTCATGGAGATAGAAGGCTTGAAGGTTTTTAGCAGGCTGGATTGTCACGCTCAACCTGCCTCCCCCTTTGGGATAGTACCCCGGACGTTCCAGGCGTGCTTCGACCGTTGGTCCCATCCGGTTGATGATGGGCAGGAAGACCTGTTGCAGAAAGTCAAAGGTAGGGGCAAAAGGGTTATGTGTGCCGCCTTCGAGTATCAGTGTTGACGGCCCGTTTGCGATCAGCAAGGCAGGAAGTACCGATTGCAGCACCAGAGCGGTGCTGCCGGCAGTCCCGATGTCAAAATGGTAATGACCGGGCCTGATGGTCGTTGGAATGAATATCAATTCCTGAGAGCCAAGTGCCGCACCTTCGATCCTGGCGTCACCGATCTTTGCTGCGGCATTGGCACAGACCAGGTGCTGGTATCTGAAGCCCGGTTTCTTGCGTCGTGAGCGCAGGTTTACGATACGAAAAGGTTTGCCTGAACATAACGAAAGAGCGAGGGATGTGCGCAGTATTTGCCCCCCTCCCTCGCCCATTGCTCCGTTAATCGTTACTAGGGCGCCTCTTTTGTCCATCATTTCCCACCATTAGCTCGCTTTAGTCACTAAAGGAGACCTTTGCAAAACGCCTCTAAAGTTAAAACTTATCATTTGTTTTTTAATCGACAACTTGTTATTGTTATTTAAAATATATTTAACCATGATGAACTCATAAAAAGTCGGATTTGTCGAATGTGTCACTCTGGCAGCAGGGAGAAACCTTATCTTTTCAATGGGTTGCAGAATAAAGATTTCTCGTTTCACTCGAAATGACAGGCTAAAGGGACTTTTTGCGAAGCTATCAAATATGATTGCAATATTATTGACTTTGGAAAAAACGTGTTTTTAGAAAAGAACAACTCTCATAAGATGCTGATTTACCGTATCAGGGGACGTATGGCTTATCAAGGGGATTCAATATGAAATATTCACAGGCAAAACAGGGGCGTATTTTTGTTATACGTCTTGAAGACGGAGATATTGTTCATGAAGAGATTGAAAGGTTTGCGCGTGACCAGTCCATTAA
This genomic window from Anaerolineae bacterium contains:
- the rtcA gene encoding RNA 3'-terminal phosphate cyclase; the encoded protein is MMDKRGALVTINGAMGEGGGQILRTSLALSLCSGKPFRIVNLRSRRKKPGFRYQHLVCANAAAKIGDARIEGAALGSQELIFIPTTIRPGHYHFDIGTAGSTALVLQSVLPALLIANGPSTLILEGGTHNPFAPTFDFLQQVFLPIINRMGPTVEARLERPGYYPKGGGRLSVTIQPAKNLQAFYLHERGKILEQRATATVAGLPRHIAQREIGVVGQKLGWGEECLYIKEEPADMGPGNIVTIEIKSEYISEVFTGFGERGVRAETVADKAAKAALRYLDAGVPVCDHLADQLLLPFALAGGGSYNTLKPSAHTRTNSEVLKLFMDIGISMDQISKDIWQITLLQESLRSFKFRPPFE
- the ilvN gene encoding acetolactate synthase small subunit, translating into MTEQKHILSILVDNQPGVLCRITGLFSGRGYNIESLSVAETTDALVSRITLVTKANAPVVEQIMKQLHKLINVIKVHELTESSYVQREMALIKVQARSEHRAEILRIVDIFRCKVVDVGQEHYTLEVTGDEDKMHAILNLLKPIGIKEIAKTGVIALFRESK
- the ilvC gene encoding ketol-acid reductoisomerase, yielding MANIDFGGVVEEVVTSEEFSLEKAREVLKDEIVAVLGYGVQGPGQALNLRDNGINVIVGQREGGASWDHAVADGFIPGKTLFPLEEAARKGTVIQFLLSDAGQVATWPQIKECLNEGDALYFSHGFSIVYKDQTGIKPPENVDVVLVAPKGSGRTVRTNFLAGSGINSSFAVHQDFTGKAKERTIALGIAIGSGYLFLTTFEKEVRSDLTGERGVLMGCLSGVMEAQYNLLRKHGHSPSEAFNETVEELTQSLIRLVAENGMDWMFSNCSTTAQRGALDWAPKFRDAVVPVFDDLYESVLSGKETKRVIEVNSAPDYREKLQNELDVIKNSEMWKAGAAVRSLRPENRKK
- the ilvB gene encoding biosynthetic-type acetolactate synthase large subunit, giving the protein MKLTGAQILMKMLKEEGVDTIFGFPGGVVIDIYDELAKTDIRHILVRHEQAAVHAADGYARASGKVGVCLVTSGPGATNTVTGIASAYMDSIPIVIFTGQVPTHLIGNDAFQEVDIVGITRPCTKHNYLVKRTEDLARIVKEAFIIAASGRPGPVLIDLPKDVSSTAITYKAPQKIELKSYKPTYSPNMNQLQKAVKLIKNAKKPIIFAGGGVVLSRGSKELTELAHKTQAPVTCSLMGLGAFPGTDPLWLGMIGMHGTYRANMCSGDCDLMIAVGVRFDDRVTGKTDTFAPNAKIVHIDIDPTSIRKNIPVAVPVVGDCKTTLGLLNKLLDKEDLGDLKKKRKTWLDQIEKWKSTTPLAYKQKNIIKPQYVVEKLYELTKGNAIITTEVGQNQMWAAQYYHFNKPNHFITSGGLGVMGFGLPAAIGAQLACPKKLVVDIAGDGSIQMNIQEMATAKQYGLPVKIVILNNQYLGMVRQWQELFYDKRYTATGMEHAPDFVKLAEAYGALGLRATKPEEVEPVLIKGLSSPRTVIMDFAVEREECVYPMVPAGAPITEMLLA
- the ilvD gene encoding dihydroxy-acid dehydratase; its protein translation is MKSDIVKKGIERAPHRSLFKSMGYTDAELKRPLIGIANSANAIIPGHIHLDKIVEAVKAGVYMGGGTPVEFGTIGVCDGIAMNHTGMKYSLASRELIADSIEVMATAHAFDAMVMVVNCDKIVPGMLMAAARLDLPTIVISGGPMLAGDNPNQTGTGKIDLITVFEAVGAVLSGRMSEEDLTSIENAACPTCGSCAGMFTANSMNCLTEAIGMGLPGNGTIPAVMAARIRLAKEAGMQIISLLKQQITPKKIMTEKAFKNALTVDMALGCSTNTALHLLAIANEAKVNIDLNMINEISKATPHLCSLSPGGKHHIEDLNRAGGISALINELLHAGLINNDCMTVTGKTIHDNVADVQTLDKDIIRPVDNPYHKYGGLAVLFGNLAPDGCIVKQSAVLDEMLRHEGPARVFDSEEDAVQAIMNGNIKKGDVIVIRYEGPMGGPGMREMLTPTSAIAGMKLDAHVALITDGRFSGGTKGASIGHVSPEAMQGGPIAIVKEGDLISIDIPGKKITLKVTEEKIKDRFALWSPPEPKITHGYMARYARMVSSADKGAIVK
- a CDS encoding 4Fe-4S dicluster domain-containing protein, giving the protein MSLLKSLLYALKEAKYNPVTIIHGTLYAATATYLRVLKKLVKLNPKSFRNHTCETYHGKVVRLDDAAKFITINRNIELRNLDQVLPYKYAKDIILKNPQNIVVYECPCRAQKSDPCKPTDVCLVVGEPFADLARMVQPFRSRRITPEEALRILKEEDQRGHVHTAWFKKAMLNRFYAICNCCKCCCLGLEFMFEYNMKTVLPSGYSAVVGEDCIGCGECAKYCQFDAIEIISILDNGKEKKKVKIISERCFGCGICESKCKKENISLLLDAEKGIPLNIETLAQSTQKVV